A stretch of Babesia bigemina genome assembly Bbig001, chromosome : III DNA encodes these proteins:
- a CDS encoding nuclear movement family protein, putative, giving the protein MASSDAVADNVLLMLTEKCSGIDGLLDTFFSFLGRRTDFYTPPGGEDPNGHLEYCVKLVSQRCRQAGAAAIEAKRREADSKRQKEAAKHVVQADNSVIDVTSGDPESVIEIPRNQEPPEEVEEHSEGETDETPPPGNGGTTEWYVWTQTLAGVEVSAPVPAGTKSRNIKVDITTNRLTAYLNGSLLFGGDLHETVRSDDCFWTLVDGKTLQITLEKRNQIQWWPCVIKGHPEIDVKKIVPENSKLSDLDPETRHTVEKMMFDQRQKAAGLPTSAQASQFEALERFKKAHPELDFSKAKINFAS; this is encoded by the exons ATGGCGAGCTCCGACGCAGTGGCCGACAACGTCCTGTTGATGCTTACCGAGAAGTGCTCCGGTATCGATGGACTGCTGGACACATTCTTCTCCTTCCTGGGCCGACGCACCGACTTTTACACTCCACCTGGTGGTGAAGATCCCAATGGTCATTTAGAGTACTGCGTGAAGCTGGTTTCGCAACGTTGCCGCCAGGCTGGCGCTGCGGCCATAGAAGCCAAACGCAGGGAGGCAGACTCAAAGCGTCAAAAGGAAGCTGCTAAACACGTAGTTCAGGCCGATAATTCAGTTATAGATGTCACTTCTGGAGACCCAGAATCGGTTATAGAGATTCCCCGGAATCAGGAACCCCCAGAGGAGGTTGAAGAGCACTCCGAGGGAGAGACCGACGAAACTCCTCCGCCTGGCAACGGAGGAACCACTGAATG GTATGTCTGGACCCAGACACTGGCGGGTGTCGAAGTCTCTGCACCAGTTCCTGCCGGCACTAAGAGTCGCAACATCAAGGTCGACATTACTACGAATAGGCTTACAGCATATCTGAACGGATCTCTGCTATTTGGCGGGGATTTGCATGAGACTGTCAGAAGTGACGACTGTTTCTGGACACTGGTTGACGGGAAGACCCTGCAGATAACTCTGGAAAAGCGCAACCAGATACAATGGTGGCCGTGTGTTATCAAGGGCCACCCAGAGATTGACGTTAAGAAAATCGTACCCGAGAATTCCAAGCTAAGTGACTTGGACCCTGAGACTCGGCACACCGTGGAGAAGATGATGTTTGACCAGCGCCAAAAGGCCGCAGGCCTGCCAACGAGTGCACAGGCGTCGCAGTTCGAGGCCCTGGAGAGGTTCAAAAAGGCTCACCCTGAGCTAGACTTCTCAAAAGCAAAGATAAACTTTGCCAGTTGA